The Acidimicrobiales bacterium DNA segment CACCCCTTCCGGTTCCGGTGCCACCGGCCCTGGCCGCCTTCGCCGCGCTGGCGGCGGTGGGGGCGGCAGGTGACTCCCCGGCCGCCTTGGCCGGCCGTGGTGTGGCGGGAGGCTTCCCGGCCGCCTCGGCCGCGGTGGCCGCCGTGCCCGCCTTCGGCACGCCGGCCGCCGTCCCCGCCTTGGCGGCGGCGGGTGACTTCCGGGCCGCCGTGCCCGGCGGCGGTGTGGGCGGCGTCGCTCCGGGAGGCCCGGCCGCACGCTTGCGCCCGGCGGCACTCGGCCCCGTCGCCGCGGCCGCCGGAGGCGTCGCGGCCGCCGCCTCCCCCGCCGTCACCGGCTCGCCCGTCGCTGCGGCGATCCGGGCGGTCAGCCGGGCCTCGAGGGCGGCCAGGTCCGCCTTGGTGGCGAACCCCATGGAGGACAGCTGCTCGGCGATCTCGCCGCGAATCGACGCCGCCATGTCGCCGGTCCCCTTCCGGCTGCGCTCGAGCAGGTCCTCCACCCGCTCCTGGGCGTGCTCGCGCTGCACCTCGCCCGCCTTCACCAGCTCCTTGACGATGGCCTCGGCGCGAGACCGGGTCAGCTGGGTGAGGGCGATCCCGGCCTCGATGTACCGGCGGAGCGGATCGCTGTCGCTCATCGGACCGATCCTAGTGCCGAGGCGGCGCCAGGCGGTCCCGCTAGCCTCGGCCCACCGTGCTGCCGCTGAAGGACGAGAACCCGACCCGCAACACGGCCGTGGTGACCGTCGTCATCATCGCCATCTGCGTCGGCGTGTGGGTCCTCGTGCAGCAGGCCGGGCAGAGGGAGGACAACGAGGAGTTCACCTTCGAGACGGCGGCCATCCCCTGCGAGGTCGTCCAGGGACGCCCGCTCGCCGTGGAGGAGATCCGCGACACCGTCCGGTTCGGCGACGACACGGCGTGCACGTCGCTGCCGTCGACCCGACCGTACTTCCCCGACAAGAACGAGTACCTCGCCCTCGTGTACTCGATGTTCATGCACGGGAGCTGGATCCACCTGCTCGGGAACATGCTGTTCCTGTGGGTCTTCGGCAACAACATCGAGGACCGGCTGGGAGTGGCGAAGTTCGTCGCCTTCTACCTGGCCGCGGGGATCGCGGCGACGGCCGCCCACATCGCCGTGCAGCCCGACAGCACCGTTCCCCTGGTGGGCGCGTCGGGAGCCATCGCCGGCGTCATGGGCGCCTACCTCGTGCTCTATCCCAACGTGCGGATCAGGTCGCTGATCCTTCTCGGCTTCATCGTCCTGTTCCGCGACATCGCCGCCAAGTGGCTGCTCGGGATCTGGCTGGTGTCGCAGTTCTTCATCAACCCGAACGAGGGCGTGGCGTGGATGGCCCACGTCGGCGGCTTCGTCTTCGGCGTCCTGGCCGGCCTCCTCCTCCGGGCGACGGGCGACCCCGAGGAGCGGTACTACAACGCGCCCACGCCGACCCCCTGGCGCTACTGACCGAGCGGCGCCGCCACCGCTGCCGCCGTCACGACTCGCCCAGCTCCCGGGCGACCACGGCGGCCAGGTCGTCGGCCACCACGTCGGGAGCGGGCTCCACCGGGAGGTCGGCGGCCTCCGTCACCCCGCTCAGGACGAGGGCGAACCGGGCGCCCATGTTCCTGGCCAGCATGCCGTCGGTCGACGGGCGGTCGCCCACCATCACCTCGACCGGGCCCACCCGCTCCTTCACCAGGGCGACCATGGCGTCGTGGGGCTTGCCCGCCACCTCGGGCGCGGCCGAGGCGGCGTAGGCGACGGCCGCCAGCAGGGCCCCACCGCCGGGGATCTCGCCCTCGGGAGTGGGGTAGGTGGCGTCGTCGTTCGTGCCGATGAGGCGGGCGCCGGCCCGGACGGCGGCCGCCGCCACGGTGAGGCGCTCGTAGTCGAACTCCGAGTGCCAGCCGACCACGACGGCGTCGGCCCGGCCCCCGGTGACCGGCTCGACGCCGCGGTCGGCGAGCGCCTCCTCGACGCCGGGGCCGGCGCACACCAGGGCCGTGGTCCCGGGCTCCAGGAGGGAGGCGGCCGCCTGGGCCGACGTCACCACGTCCTCCGGCTCGGCCGGCACGCCGGCATCGACCAGCTTGGCGACGTAGCCGGCGACCCGCTTGTTGGAGTTGTTGGTCAGGAACACCACCCGGTGGCCGGCGCCACGCAGGCGGGCGACGGCGTCCGCCGACCCCGGGATCGGCGTGTCACCCCGCCACAGCACGCCGTCGAGGTCCACCGCCCAGGTCATGGCCGCCATGGTGGTCGCCCAAGCGTCCCGGGTACCAACCGGCGACCGGACGACGTCGCCGCCAGGGACGGGGAGCCGGGCGTCGGTTTCGCCACCCGAGGGACTTTCCGGCCTGTGCTACGCATGGGACGTGCCCCGCTTCCAGCCCTTCGCCGGTGTGCGCTACGCGGCGCCCGACGGCCGCCTCGACGACCTCCTTTGCCCGCCCTACGACGTGATCACCCCGGACGAGCGGGCGGCGCTGGCCGAGCGCAGCCCGCACAATGCCGTCCGCGTCGAGCTGCCGGTCGACGAGGAGGGGCGCGACCGTTACGAGGCGGCGGCGGCGATCTGGGCGCAGTGGATCGCCGCCGGGGTCCTGGCGGTCGACGACGAGCCGTCCTTCTACGTCTACCGGATGGGCTATCACGACGATTCCGGCACGCCCCGCCAGACCAC contains these protein-coding regions:
- a CDS encoding HAD-IIA family hydrolase, producing the protein MTWAVDLDGVLWRGDTPIPGSADAVARLRGAGHRVVFLTNNSNKRVAGYVAKLVDAGVPAEPEDVVTSAQAAASLLEPGTTALVCAGPGVEEALADRGVEPVTGGRADAVVVGWHSEFDYERLTVAAAAVRAGARLIGTNDDATYPTPEGEIPGGGALLAAVAYAASAAPEVAGKPHDAMVALVKERVGPVEVMVGDRPSTDGMLARNMGARFALVLSGVTEAADLPVEPAPDVVADDLAAVVARELGES
- a CDS encoding rhomboid family intramembrane serine protease, which gives rise to MLPLKDENPTRNTAVVTVVIIAICVGVWVLVQQAGQREDNEEFTFETAAIPCEVVQGRPLAVEEIRDTVRFGDDTACTSLPSTRPYFPDKNEYLALVYSMFMHGSWIHLLGNMLFLWVFGNNIEDRLGVAKFVAFYLAAGIAATAAHIAVQPDSTVPLVGASGAIAGVMGAYLVLYPNVRIRSLILLGFIVLFRDIAAKWLLGIWLVSQFFINPNEGVAWMAHVGGFVFGVLAGLLLRATGDPEERYYNAPTPTPWRY